A DNA window from Flammeovirga agarivorans contains the following coding sequences:
- a CDS encoding START-like domain-containing protein: MSRFKFEAEYEFRVPLQKLYPYFIMPNLLKDWFADTVKEDVEHKKITFAWGNDVKTGNVSVKRQNQHVKYVFDKELNEEKSAYLDFKFDFSELAQSSFVTVTDYSDMDDIDELKELWDEFFGRLHEIIGG, from the coding sequence ATGAGTAGATTTAAATTTGAAGCAGAATACGAGTTTAGGGTACCATTACAAAAGCTATATCCTTATTTTATCATGCCCAATTTATTAAAAGATTGGTTTGCTGATACAGTAAAAGAGGATGTTGAACATAAAAAAATTACATTTGCATGGGGCAATGATGTGAAAACAGGAAATGTTTCTGTTAAACGTCAGAACCAACATGTAAAATATGTTTTTGATAAGGAATTAAATGAAGAGAAGTCAGCTTATTTAGATTTCAAATTTGATTTCAGTGAATTAGCTCAATCTTCTTTCGTAACTGTTACTGACTATTCAGATATGGACGATATCGATGAGTTAAAGGAATTGTGGGACGAATTTTTTGGCCGTTTACATGAAATAATTGGCGGCTAG
- the mgtE gene encoding magnesium transporter: MSFEYSAKYIKQLSRAVEQQEDTYLINEFDGMHSADISSVMEGLNAEECKYILELLNPEVGANVISEIDEDTRKNFLELFTPQELAKYMDQTDSDDAADILNEFPVKSKEEVLASMNNHEKVQYIIDLLHYEEDCAGGLMAKELVKANINWNVKQCIDEVRRQGRDVDKLYTVYVVDDYNVLLGRISMKKLLMATDDIKVSDLYEPQIAKVYSYQDEEEVADIMQHYDLEVIPVINVQGRLIGRITIDDVVDVITEQAEKDQQAMSGLSEDVEETDSFWQMAKARLPWLIVGMSGGLLGANFLGGFEAELSRIPAMAFFIPLITATGGNVGIQSSTIVVQTLASGGFQGSVWNRYLRVFIVAILNGLTLASLVYGFNMVFSDNHELAIVVSVALFSVIMIASFMGTITPIILNKFGINPALASGPFITTCNDLIGLGVYFMVAKLMLH; the protein is encoded by the coding sequence ATGTCATTCGAATATTCAGCAAAATATATAAAACAACTATCTCGTGCTGTCGAACAGCAAGAGGATACATACTTAATCAACGAATTTGATGGTATGCACTCGGCGGATATCTCATCTGTAATGGAAGGGTTAAATGCTGAAGAATGTAAATACATACTGGAACTGTTAAACCCTGAGGTGGGAGCCAATGTAATCAGTGAGATTGATGAAGATACTAGAAAGAATTTTCTAGAGTTATTCACTCCTCAAGAGTTGGCTAAATATATGGACCAGACTGATTCTGATGATGCCGCAGATATTCTAAATGAATTCCCTGTGAAAAGCAAAGAGGAAGTCCTGGCGAGTATGAACAATCATGAGAAAGTTCAATACATTATTGATCTACTTCATTATGAAGAGGACTGTGCAGGTGGTTTAATGGCCAAAGAATTGGTGAAAGCCAATATCAATTGGAATGTTAAACAATGTATAGACGAGGTAAGAAGGCAAGGGAGAGATGTCGATAAATTGTATACGGTTTATGTAGTAGACGATTACAATGTTTTGTTGGGTAGAATATCCATGAAGAAGCTTCTTATGGCTACTGATGATATAAAAGTATCAGACTTATATGAGCCTCAGATTGCAAAAGTATACTCTTATCAAGATGAAGAGGAAGTTGCAGATATTATGCAACACTATGATTTAGAAGTAATACCTGTTATTAATGTACAAGGTCGATTAATAGGTAGAATTACCATTGATGATGTTGTTGATGTTATCACTGAACAAGCTGAAAAAGATCAACAAGCGATGTCGGGTCTATCGGAAGATGTAGAAGAAACAGATAGTTTTTGGCAAATGGCAAAAGCTCGTCTACCTTGGCTTATAGTAGGAATGTCCGGTGGATTATTGGGAGCTAACTTCTTAGGAGGTTTTGAAGCAGAATTAAGTCGTATACCTGCTATGGCTTTCTTTATCCCATTAATTACTGCAACAGGAGGGAATGTAGGTATTCAGTCTTCAACAATTGTAGTACAAACATTGGCAAGTGGAGGATTTCAAGGCTCTGTATGGAACCGTTATTTAAGGGTATTTATTGTGGCAATATTGAATGGTTTAACATTAGCTTCCTTAGTGTACGGTTTTAATATGGTATTCTCCGATAACCATGAATTAGCAATAGTTGTGTCTGTTGCTTTATTTAGTGTTATCATGATTGCCTCCTTTATGGGTACAATTACCCCAATCATTTTAAATAAGTTTGGCATTAATCCCGCTTTAGCTTCAGGACCTTTCATTACCACTTGTAATGATTTGATTGGACTTGGAGTATACTTTATGGTAGCAAAATTGATGCTTCATTAA
- a CDS encoding YebC/PmpR family DNA-binding transcriptional regulator: MAGHSKWANIKHRKGAQDAKRNKLFTKLGREITVAAKEGGPDPEMNPRLRLAIQNAKGSNMPKDTIERAIKKTQGSDDIIFEELTYEGYSKGGIAIYVECSTDNTRRTVQNVKSYFAKLEGSLAKNGSLEFLFDRKGVFNFELPEGMDEEELELELIDAGADDIEVHEQQVQVTSVMEDFGAVNKKLEELNIEVTSANLQRIPHTTKEVDDEVLEVVMKLIDRLEDDDDVQQVFHDLELTDAQAEKMLG; this comes from the coding sequence ATGGCAGGACATAGTAAATGGGCCAATATTAAACATAGAAAAGGCGCCCAAGATGCAAAACGAAATAAACTTTTCACAAAGTTAGGTAGAGAGATTACGGTTGCAGCAAAAGAGGGAGGGCCTGATCCTGAAATGAACCCTAGGTTACGTTTAGCTATTCAAAATGCTAAAGGTTCAAATATGCCTAAGGATACCATAGAAAGAGCGATTAAGAAAACCCAAGGGAGTGATGATATCATTTTCGAGGAGTTAACTTATGAAGGCTACTCGAAAGGAGGGATTGCAATCTATGTTGAATGCAGTACTGATAATACAAGAAGAACTGTTCAAAATGTAAAAAGCTACTTTGCTAAACTTGAAGGCTCATTGGCTAAAAATGGTTCTTTGGAGTTTCTTTTTGATAGGAAAGGAGTTTTCAACTTTGAGCTTCCTGAAGGAATGGACGAAGAAGAATTAGAGCTTGAGTTAATTGATGCTGGAGCAGATGATATTGAGGTTCATGAACAGCAAGTTCAAGTAACTTCTGTGATGGAAGACTTTGGCGCTGTAAATAAGAAGTTAGAAGAGTTAAACATAGAAGTAACGAGCGCTAACTTACAACGTATTCCTCATACTACGAAAGAGGTAGACGATGAGGTTTTAGAGGTAGTGATGAAGCTTATAGATCGATTGGAAGATGATGATGATGTTCAACAAGTATTCCATGACCTTGAGTTGACAGATGCCCAAGCCGAGAAAATGTTAGGTTAG
- the thiL gene encoding thiamine-phosphate kinase, giving the protein MSDKNRTEIDQMGEFGLIDHITRDVKIHHSNTVKGIGDDAAVIDCGDDYMVVSTDMLLEGIHFDLSFMPLQHLGYKAIAVNVSDIAAMNALPEQVTVSIAVTNRFSVEAIDMIYQGINAACKNYNVDLVGGDTTSSRSGLVISVTATGRVAKDKIAYRSGAKKDDIICMSGDVGAAYMGLQVLLREKKVFEADPNMQPKLDDYEYIVGRQLRPEARTDFIHDFRELGIVPTSMIDVSDGVASEILHLCKASNVGAVIYEQKIPVDQRTFDAAHEFNIPSVTPGLNGGEDYELLFTISQDDYKKVEKNPNIYFIGYVDEEPNSARMVTVGEQIVPLSAQGFKHF; this is encoded by the coding sequence ATGTCAGATAAAAATAGAACAGAGATTGATCAAATGGGTGAATTTGGCCTTATTGATCATATTACTAGAGATGTAAAAATTCATCACTCAAATACTGTAAAGGGTATTGGAGATGATGCAGCAGTTATAGATTGTGGAGATGATTATATGGTTGTTTCTACTGATATGCTTTTAGAAGGTATTCATTTCGATCTGAGTTTTATGCCTTTACAGCATTTAGGGTATAAAGCGATCGCAGTAAATGTTTCTGATATAGCAGCAATGAATGCGTTACCAGAGCAAGTAACAGTAAGTATTGCCGTTACTAACCGTTTTTCTGTTGAAGCTATTGATATGATTTATCAAGGTATCAACGCAGCTTGTAAAAACTATAATGTCGATCTAGTCGGAGGAGATACTACTTCATCAAGATCTGGGTTAGTGATTTCTGTTACAGCAACAGGACGCGTAGCAAAAGACAAAATTGCATATAGAAGTGGTGCGAAAAAAGATGATATCATTTGTATGTCAGGAGATGTAGGTGCTGCTTACATGGGGTTACAAGTATTATTAAGAGAAAAGAAAGTATTTGAAGCAGATCCTAATATGCAACCTAAGTTGGATGACTACGAGTATATCGTAGGAAGACAGCTAAGACCTGAAGCAAGAACTGATTTTATTCATGATTTTAGAGAATTAGGAATTGTACCTACCTCTATGATTGATGTCTCAGATGGTGTTGCTTCGGAGATTCTACATTTATGTAAAGCATCAAATGTAGGAGCCGTTATTTATGAACAGAAAATTCCTGTTGATCAAAGAACTTTTGATGCCGCTCACGAATTTAATATCCCTTCAGTAACTCCAGGTTTAAATGGAGGGGAAGATTATGAGCTACTGTTTACCATTTCTCAAGATGACTATAAGAAAGTAGAGAAGAATCCAAATATCTATTTTATTGGTTATGTAGATGAAGAACCAAATAGTGCAAGAATGGTTACAGTAGGAGAACAAATTGTTCCACTTTCAGCTCAAGGATTCAAACATTTTTAA